A stretch of Salvelinus alpinus chromosome 4, SLU_Salpinus.1, whole genome shotgun sequence DNA encodes these proteins:
- the LOC139572672 gene encoding interleukin-12 subunit beta-like → MMGEEEKKKGNSFLVNLEERTGGGIFTCHSLDRTLLKKTTVLVKHLNEQKRILEGSTRAGYMKCSTRNYQGEFHCSWKFTTERVGTIMSVRVARGLSDADNISCSVDASGQQWTCSSSSGQSDIMCSVNSSGLGVSCVDRQYCPYAEETDRITLTIYMRTNYLLEEYSQRFYLSEIVKPDKVSIMKVNSSTIDWRYPVSWNSPISYFPLSFQVKEIKGRERKNGCTCDSPGTKVRTTVHTTESSQWSVKAKVMVCVRAQDALCDSPWSDWTEYRHNNVGNKRGRQEKKKKKFVSQ, encoded by the exons ATGATGggtgaagaggagaagaagaaggggaATAGCTTCCTTGTCAACCTGGAGGAGAGAACTGGAGGGGGGATCTTTACATGTCACAGCCTGGATAGAACCCTCTTGAAGAAAACTACGGTGCTGGTCAAACACCTGAATGAACAGAAACGCATTCTAGAAGGATCCACCAGAGCAG GCTATATGAAATGTTCTACACGGAACTACCAAGGAGAATTCCACTGCTCCTGGAAATTTACCACTGAACGTGTTGGGACCATTATGTCTGTCAGAGTGGCACG TGGCCTGTCTGATGCGGACAACATCAGCTGTTCTGTGGACGCCAGTGGACAGCAGTGGACATGTTCCTCTTCGTCTGGCCAGAGTGACATCATGTGCTCTGTGAACAGTAGCGGACTGGGGGTGTcctgtgtggacagacagtatTGTCCCTATGCTGAGGAGACTGACCGGATCACCCTGACCATCTACATGAGGACTAACTACCTGCTGGAGGAATACTCCCAACGTTTCTACTTATCAGAAATTG tgaAGCCAGACAAGGTATCCATTATGAAGGTGAACAGCAGTACTATAGATTGGAGGTATCCTGTCTCCTGGAACAGCCCCATCTCCTACTTCCCCCTTTCCTTCCAGGTCAAAGAGATCAAAGGCAGAGAGCGCAAGAACGGGTGCACGTGTGATTCGCCCGGCACAAAGGTGAGGACTACT GTCCACACCACAGAGAGCAGCCAGTGGTCAGTAAAGGCCAAGGTGATGGTGTGCGTCAGGGCCCAGGATGCACTATGTGACTCCCCCTGGAGCGACTGGACAGAGTACAG ACACAACAATGTGGGAAAcaagagggggaggcaggagaagaagaagaagaagtttgTGTCTCAATAG